In Chryseobacterium gotjawalense, the following are encoded in one genomic region:
- the rplQ gene encoding 50S ribosomal protein L17, whose translation MRHGKKFNHLSRTASHRSALLSNMACSLIEHKRINTTVAKAKALRVYVEPILTKAKEDTTHNRRTVFSYLQSKEAVTELFRTIAPKIAERNGGYTRIIKTGFRQGDAADMAMIELVDFNELYNPNAEEKKVTRRSRRATPKAAETVAEVKETPAKEVKTDEPVAEATDATEEKAGE comes from the coding sequence ATGAGACACGGTAAAAAATTCAATCACTTATCTAGAACAGCTTCTCACAGAAGTGCTTTGCTTTCTAATATGGCTTGTTCTCTTATTGAGCATAAAAGAATCAACACAACTGTTGCTAAAGCGAAAGCTTTAAGAGTGTATGTTGAACCGATCCTTACAAAAGCGAAAGAAGATACAACACACAACAGAAGAACAGTTTTTTCTTACCTGCAAAGCAAAGAAGCAGTTACTGAATTATTCAGAACAATTGCTCCTAAAATCGCAGAAAGAAACGGTGGTTACACAAGAATCATCAAAACTGGATTCAGACAGGGAGATGCTGCCGATATGGCAATGATCGAACTTGTAGATTTCAACGAACTTTACAACCCGAACGCTGAAGAGAAAAAAGTAACAAGAAGAAGCAGAAGAGCGACTCCTAAAGCAGCAGAAACTGTTGCTGAAGTAAAAGAAACTCCTGCTAAAGAAGTTAAAACTGACGAGCCAGTTGCAGAAGCTACTGATGCTACAGAAGAAAAAGCTGGCGAATAA
- the eno gene encoding phosphopyruvate hydratase, with amino-acid sequence MSYISYIEARQILDSRGNPTIEVDVFTESGAMGRAAVPSGASTGEHEAVELRDGGSDFAGKGVLKAIENVREVIAPELVGLPVWDQNFIDQIMIELDGTKNKSNLGANAILGVSLAAAKAAATELRMPLYKYVGGVNANTLPVPMMNVINGGSHSDAPIAFQEFMIMPVKAESFSDSLRKGTEIFHSLKSILHDRGLSTAVGDEGGFAPKFKGTEDALDTLTKAVEKAGYKVGDDIMFALDCAASEFYKDGMYDYRKFETPESAHFNRSEQVNYLADLAAKYPIISIEDGMHEDDWEGWKMLTDKIGDRVQLVGDDLFVTNVERLSRGINEGIANSILVKVNQIGTLSETMDAVQMAQHNRYTSVMSHRSGETEDYTIADLAVAMNCGQIKTGSASRSDRMAKYNQLLRIEEALGETAYFPGLDAFKIKR; translated from the coding sequence ATGAGTTACATTTCTTACATTGAAGCGAGGCAGATTTTAGATTCCAGAGGAAATCCTACCATCGAAGTCGACGTGTTCACAGAAAGTGGTGCGATGGGTCGTGCTGCTGTTCCTTCCGGAGCATCTACGGGTGAACATGAAGCGGTAGAATTACGTGATGGCGGTTCTGATTTCGCAGGAAAAGGAGTTTTAAAAGCAATCGAAAATGTAAGAGAAGTTATCGCACCGGAATTAGTTGGACTTCCCGTGTGGGACCAAAACTTTATCGATCAGATTATGATCGAATTAGACGGTACAAAAAACAAAAGTAATCTCGGAGCTAATGCTATTTTAGGTGTATCGTTGGCCGCCGCAAAAGCTGCAGCGACAGAATTGAGAATGCCTTTGTACAAATATGTTGGCGGAGTTAATGCCAATACACTTCCTGTTCCGATGATGAACGTAATTAATGGTGGTTCGCATTCTGATGCGCCGATCGCGTTTCAGGAATTTATGATCATGCCGGTCAAAGCAGAATCTTTTTCTGATTCATTAAGAAAAGGAACTGAGATTTTCCATAGTTTAAAATCAATTTTACACGACAGAGGATTATCAACTGCAGTTGGTGATGAAGGTGGTTTCGCACCAAAATTCAAGGGAACGGAAGACGCTCTGGACACACTTACTAAAGCCGTTGAAAAAGCGGGTTATAAAGTTGGAGATGATATCATGTTTGCATTAGACTGTGCTGCGTCAGAATTCTACAAAGACGGAATGTATGATTACAGAAAATTCGAGACACCAGAATCTGCGCACTTCAACAGAAGCGAACAGGTTAATTACTTAGCAGATTTGGCAGCGAAATATCCGATCATTTCAATCGAAGACGGAATGCACGAAGATGATTGGGAAGGTTGGAAAATGTTAACCGACAAAATCGGCGACAGGGTTCAATTAGTTGGAGATGATTTATTTGTAACCAATGTAGAAAGACTTTCAAGAGGAATCAACGAAGGAATTGCAAATTCAATTCTCGTTAAAGTAAACCAAATCGGAACGTTATCAGAAACGATGGATGCTGTGCAAATGGCTCAGCACAACCGTTATACAAGCGTGATGTCTCACAGATCTGGTGAAACAGAGGATTATACCATCGCAGATTTAGCCGTTGCAATGAACTGCGGACAAATCAAAACCGGTTCTGCTTCCCGTTCAGACAGAATGGCGAAATACAATCAATTACTTCGTATTGAAGAAGCTTTGGGAGAAACCGCCTATTTCCCCGGACTTGACGCATTCAAAATAAAACGATAA
- a CDS encoding citrate synthase, which produces MSDNKVILNYDGKAFEYPIVESTIGDRGIDISKLRDQTGLITLDLGYKNTGATLSDITYLDGDNGELYYRGYPIEQIAEKSNFTEVMYLLLNGNLPTADQFTGFEKGIKKYNFVADEMKRLIDVFPRSAHPMGVLSSLTSALTAFNPKAVDVRSKEEMDHAAEMLIAKFSHLCAWTYRKKMGLPINHGDDSLNYVENFYKMCFRRPNQEFELDPVVVGALDKLLMLHADHEQNCSTSTVRMVGSAHTGLFASVSAGISALWGPLHGGANQAVIEMLEMIEQDGGNVAKYVEKAKNKDDDFRLMGFGHRVYKNFDPRATIIKKAADDILNALGIQDKALDIARQLERVALEDDYFVSRKLYPNVDFYSGIIYRALGIPTEMFTVMFALGRLPGWISQWKEMRLHNDPIGRPRQVYQGAPKRDYVDMNAR; this is translated from the coding sequence ATGTCAGATAACAAAGTTATATTAAACTATGATGGTAAAGCGTTTGAATACCCAATCGTAGAAAGCACCATCGGTGACAGAGGAATCGATATTTCAAAGTTAAGAGACCAGACCGGTTTGATTACTTTAGATTTAGGATATAAGAACACAGGAGCTACTTTGAGCGACATCACTTATCTTGACGGTGATAATGGTGAACTGTATTACAGAGGATATCCGATTGAGCAAATTGCCGAAAAATCAAACTTTACAGAAGTAATGTATCTTTTGTTAAATGGTAATTTACCGACAGCAGATCAGTTCACAGGTTTCGAAAAGGGAATTAAAAAGTACAATTTCGTTGCTGATGAAATGAAAAGACTGATCGATGTATTTCCTCGTTCTGCCCATCCGATGGGAGTTTTATCTTCATTAACTTCTGCACTTACTGCCTTTAATCCAAAAGCCGTAGATGTACGATCAAAAGAAGAAATGGACCACGCAGCAGAAATGCTTATTGCCAAGTTCTCTCACCTTTGTGCTTGGACTTACCGTAAAAAAATGGGACTTCCGATCAATCACGGAGATGACAGTTTAAACTATGTAGAGAATTTCTACAAAATGTGCTTCCGTCGTCCAAACCAGGAATTCGAATTAGATCCTGTCGTTGTAGGAGCTTTAGATAAATTATTAATGCTTCACGCAGATCACGAGCAAAACTGTTCTACATCTACGGTAAGAATGGTTGGTTCAGCACATACAGGATTGTTTGCGTCAGTTTCAGCAGGTATTTCTGCACTTTGGGGACCACTTCACGGTGGGGCAAACCAGGCAGTAATCGAAATGTTGGAAATGATCGAACAGGATGGTGGAAATGTTGCAAAATATGTAGAAAAAGCTAAAAATAAAGACGATGATTTCCGTCTAATGGGCTTTGGACACAGAGTTTACAAAAACTTCGATCCAAGAGCAACCATCATCAAAAAAGCAGCAGATGATATTTTGAATGCATTAGGAATTCAGGACAAAGCTTTAGATATTGCACGTCAATTAGAAAGAGTAGCTTTAGAAGATGACTATTTCGTAAGCAGAAAATTATATCCAAACGTAGATTTCTACTCCGGAATTATTTACCGCGCTTTAGGAATTCCAACCGAAATGTTCACCGTAATGTTCGCGTTAGGACGTTTACCAGGCTGGATTTCTCAGTGGAAAGAAATGCGTTTGCACAACGATCCAATCGGACGTCCAAGACAGGTTTATCAAGGAGCGCCAAAACGTGATTACGTTGATATGAACGCAAGATAA